AAAATCATCCCGTTCAAGTTTGGAATGGTGGATATTTCGCCTATCATAGCCATCTTCGTGATCATCTTCCTGCAGACATTTCTTGTCCAATCCCTTCTCGGGATTGCCATGTCGTTGAAATGACAGGGGACGTAGTTACATTGTTAAGTTGCCGGCAGGACGGCCCGGTTTTAATCGACACAGCAGTGCGTAACTTGACAACTTAACAGCGTTCTCAGAAAAAGAGGGAAAACAAATGCGTCTTTCACCGCTGGACATACAAAGCCAACAGTTCCGTGTGAAGATGCGGGGATACGAGACCCGCGAGGTTGAGAATTTTCTCGAAATGGTAGCGGCTGAATTCGAGGAACTCATTCGTGAGAACGGCAAACTTAAGGAAAAGCTTGCCAGACTGACAAACCAGCTGGATGAGCTTCGCCAGAGAGAGCAGACTCTCAAAGAGACCATGATTACCGCCCAGAAGGTCACTGGGGACATGAAGATGGCCGCAAGAAAAGAGGCTGAGCTGATCATTTCCGAGGCCGAACTCAAAGCGGAGAGAACCATCGATGATGCCCACAGGAAACTTGCGGTAATCAGCGATCAGATCATGGAGATTCGGCGCCTGAGGGCCCAATTCGAGGTTCAGATCAAGTCCGCCGCCGAAAGCCACCTGAAAATCCTGGAGATCTC
This region of Deltaproteobacteria bacterium genomic DNA includes:
- a CDS encoding DivIVA domain-containing protein, which translates into the protein MRLSPLDIQSQQFRVKMRGYETREVENFLEMVAAEFEELIRENGKLKEKLARLTNQLDELRQREQTLKETMITAQKVTGDMKMAARKEAELIISEAELKAERTIDDAHRKLAVISDQIMEIRRLRAQFEVQIKSAAESHLKILEISSEAIEEEMANAKNVKYLVSKE